The Candidatus Endomicrobium procryptotermitis genomic sequence GTATCATTATAATCCTGAGCATTTTCGGAAGGAATTCCGTCAAAAAACCCCGTTGTATACCCACGATTTTGAAGCGTTTCAAGCTCTTTAACGTAAAAATCGGCTTTCCAATCTGCCGCTTTTTTGAAATAATCGTCAATGGCTTTGCGGTAAACTCTGGCTGTTTGCGCAACATAATATTTGCTTTTATTTCTCCCCTCTATTTTAAAACTGTCAAAACCCGCCGTTAAAATTTCATTGAGTTTAGGCATAAGACATAAATCTTTTGAATTTAAAATATATGAGCCGTGTTCGTCTTCTTCCATTTCCAAATATTCGCCGGGACGAAGCTCCTCTTCCATAACAAGTCTGCTTTTATATTTCCATCTGCACGAATGTGCACATACACCTTGATTTGCACTTCTTGAGGCCATAAATGCAGACATAAGACATCTTCCGGAATAGCTTATGCACATAGCACCATGTACAAAAATTTCAAGTTTAATATCGCGGCATTGTTTTCTTATTTCGCAGGCTTCTTTAAAGCTTACTTCTCGTCCCAAAACACATAAAGAAGCGCCCATATTTTTCCAGAAATTCACAGTAAGCCATGAGCATACATTTGCCTGCGTGGAAATATGCAGAGGCATAGACGGTATCTCTTTTTTCACATACTGAAAAATGCCTGGATCGGATACAATAACTCCGTTCGGATTTAAAATTTTAAGCGTTTTTACATAATGTTCCAGACGTTCAATATCTTTATTATGTGGAAAAAGGTTAATCGCAAGATACACCTTTTTGCCAGCATCTTTGGCAAATTTTATTCCTTCTTCCATCTCTTCTATATAAAAATGTGATTTGGCACGCAAAGACATTTCAGGTGTCCCAGCGTAAACAGCATCGGCACCGTACAGCAAAGCTGTTTTTAATTTTGACAATGAGCCCGCAGGCAGCAAAAGTTCAGGTTTTTTCATAATGTTGAAGCGGGAAGTTTTGAAGTTTGGTAAAGGCAAGACCTTAATATCCCGATACATTGTGTATATAATTAATGCCGTTATCTTTAAGCATTTTTATACTCGTCTGTAATAAGAGTCCATATTTTTTGATAATCCAGAGAGGAAATCTTGTAATCATTTGTAATTTCAGCAATAGTAGTGAAGTTATCATAGTCACGTTCATAAATATCTAAAAGAACCATTTTGTCTTCTAAGCCTCCTGTGTTTATTTAACATAATTATTAATAAACCGTCAAGAAAAGTGCTGTAAGAAGTTTGGAATGTTGGCAAATTTCCAAATCAGTCGTTTTTTTATATAATATCACTAAAAAACAGGGAGTGGAAATATGTCCAAAAAATTGAATTTTTCGATTATCTGGAAAGCCATGGTGATAGGCATTTTGGTTTTGCTTATGTTGATACCTCTGGCTTTTGTGAAAGGGACGATTAAAGGCAGGCTTGAATATAAAAAGCAGGCTGAGTCAAAAATTACGGATTCATGGGGCAGCCGCATTTTAATTGCAGCACCTATACTTAATGTTCCATTTTCAAGAAAAATCACAGAAACCGATGCTAAAGGTAAAACAACCGTTTCTTATACTTCTGAATATGCAAAATTTGCTCCTAAGGATTTAAACGCAGATGTCAATCTTATTTCGCAGACGCGCTATATAGGAATTTTTGAAGTTCCGGTTTTTACAGCAGAAATCACTATGAAAGGCAAATTCTCAAATATTGAATCAATCGTTTCATTGAAAAATGATATATCGAAAACAATTACATATTCACTAAAAAACGCTTTTGTTTCTTTGGAAATAAATGATTTAAAAGGCATATCTGTTCCAGAATTTATATGGAACGGCGAAAAATATGATTTTGAGCCTTCTGTTCTAGGAAGACCTCTTTCACTAGATA encodes the following:
- a CDS encoding U32 family peptidase C-terminal domain-containing protein, yielding MKKPELLLPAGSLSKLKTALLYGADAVYAGTPEMSLRAKSHFYIEEMEEGIKFAKDAGKKVYLAINLFPHNKDIERLEHYVKTLKILNPNGVIVSDPGIFQYVKKEIPSMPLHISTQANVCSWLTVNFWKNMGASLCVLGREVSFKEACEIRKQCRDIKLEIFVHGAMCISYSGRCLMSAFMASRSANQGVCAHSCRWKYKSRLVMEEELRPGEYLEMEEDEHGSYILNSKDLCLMPKLNEILTAGFDSFKIEGRNKSKYYVAQTARVYRKAIDDYFKKAADWKADFYVKELETLQNRGYTTGFFDGIPSENAQDYNDTSSKSSWRNIGYVKENGGDYLIIDIRNKLKKGDVVELLSPYKFEPEIMTIDKMYDGFANTPSYIIAPGRQNQTAKIPIKSELAHLFPKLTVLRMKI